One Hemibagrus wyckioides isolate EC202008001 linkage group LG09, SWU_Hwy_1.0, whole genome shotgun sequence DNA segment encodes these proteins:
- the LOC131359072 gene encoding polyadenylate-binding protein 1-like, giving the protein MKMNGRVLGSRPVYVSVVQSKEEHGGRHRERAESSLKEPCPNPHQAQKNIQPQNASPELRRTNQQDRNICRVQTTLQSQDAQKSKVFIKHLDYSVDDRRLHEAFLPYGTVISAKVTVENGCSRGFGFVSFSSPNEAEKAIKEMNGRMMGRKPLYVTLANNNKQRKASLTQTECTGSSGPTEPHTRPHRFLQRVHSHRRPSVAPATR; this is encoded by the exons ATGAAGATGAACGGCAGGGTATTGGGAAGCAGgccagtgtatgttagtgtggttCAGAGCAAGGAGGAACATGGAGGAAGGCAcagagagagggcagagagtAGCCTGAAAGAACCCTGTCCAAATCCACACCAGGCTCAAAAGAATATTCAGCCACAGA ATGCATCTCCAGAATTGAGGAGAACCAACCAACAGGACAGGAACATATGCAGAGTGCAAACCACACTGCAGTCCCAGGATGCACag AAGAGTAAGGTGTTTATAAAACATCTGGACTACAGTGTGGACGACAGGCGCCTGCATGAAGCGTTCCTGCCATATGGAACAGTCATCAGTGCAAAG GTGACTGTGGAGAATGGCTGCTCCCGAGGTTTTGGATTTGTGAGCTTCTCCTCTCCAAATGAAGCAGAAAAAGCCATTAaggagatgaatggaaggatgATGGGCAGGAAGCCACTGTATGTGACTCTGGCTAACAACAATAAGCAGCGCAAGGCTTCCCTCACCCAGACTGAGTGTACAGGAAGCAGTGGTCCAACTgagccacacacaagacctcaCAGATTCTTGCAGAGGGTCCATTCACATC gTCGTCCCTCTGTTGCACCGGCCACCAGATAA